In one window of Henckelia pumila isolate YLH828 chromosome 1, ASM3356847v2, whole genome shotgun sequence DNA:
- the LOC140874232 gene encoding uncharacterized protein, with product MMHIQRKHSKKLKKSLLVAHRFGLLWARKGGVFRDKLAIALTIFYQRITAINKVLHHHHSDHHQRGALNYGDRQFSFPESPMIYIKMHRPASSFPFKLPNISCVRFDFESEEDDQGIDFKAEEFIARFHEQMRLAAAAVTNI from the coding sequence atgatgCACATTCAACGGAAGCATTCCAAAAAGCTGAAAAAGAGCTTGTTGGTTGCCCACAGATTTGGTTTGTTATGGGCACGAAAAGGAGGCGTGTTCAGGGACAAACTGGCCATAGCTTTAACCATCTTCTACCAAAGAATCACCGCAATTAATAAAGTACTTCATCATCATCACTCTGATCATCATCAAAGAGGAGCACTGAATTACGGTGATCGTCAGTTCTCCTTCCCTGAATCTCCCATGATCTACATCAAAATGCATCGCCCCGCTTCTTCCTTCCCCTTCAAGTTGCCCAATATCTCCTGTGTCAGATTTGATTTCGAGTCCGAAGAAGATGATCAAGGAATTGATTTCAAAGCCGAGGAGTTTATAGCAAGGTTTCATGAGCAAATGAGGCTAGCTGCAGCAGCAGTGACAAATATATAA